From the Leptotrichia sp. oral taxon 221 genome, one window contains:
- the hisIE gene encoding bifunctional phosphoribosyl-AMP cyclohydrolase/phosphoribosyl-ATP diphosphatase HisIE, producing the protein MNIEQIKFDEKGLVPAIIQDYYTKEVLTLAYMNKESLEITLRDKKTCFFSRSRQELWLKGETSGNYQHVVSIKYDCDADALLVEVKKDGPACHTGAESCFFNSLFEAEDYSSFTPEKLYELIKDRKINPNEKSYTTYLFEKGLDKILKKVGEECTEVIIGAKNNDNDELKYEIADLYYHTLVLMIEQRLTIQDVKDELAKRHVVDHKVKQEKMGGEK; encoded by the coding sequence ATGAATATAGAGCAAATAAAATTTGATGAAAAAGGGCTTGTTCCTGCGATAATACAGGATTATTATACAAAAGAAGTACTGACACTTGCATATATGAATAAAGAAAGTCTTGAAATAACTTTAAGAGATAAGAAAACTTGCTTTTTTAGCAGAAGTAGACAAGAACTTTGGTTAAAAGGGGAAACTTCAGGGAATTATCAGCATGTTGTTTCGATAAAATATGATTGTGATGCGGATGCTTTGCTTGTGGAAGTAAAAAAAGATGGGCCTGCTTGCCATACTGGTGCTGAGAGCTGCTTTTTTAACTCGTTGTTTGAAGCAGAAGATTATAGCAGTTTTACGCCTGAAAAACTTTATGAATTGATAAAAGATAGAAAAATTAATCCAAATGAAAAATCTTACACGACTTATTTATTTGAAAAAGGGCTTGATAAAATTTTGAAAAAAGTTGGAGAAGAATGTACGGAAGTTATAATTGGAGCTAAAAATAATGATAATGATGAATTGAAATATGAAATTGCAGATTTATATTATCACACTTTGGTTTTAATGATTGAACAAAGGCTTACTATTCAAGATGTGAAAGATGAATTAGCTAAAAGACATGTTGTTGATCATAAAGTTAAACAGGAAAAAATGGGTGGAGAAAAGTAA
- a CDS encoding HepT-like ribonuclease domain-containing protein, with translation MRNRLIHEYWGTSLEMIYEVSVFEMEDLLKYIYLLREKLKY, from the coding sequence ATGAGAAATAGATTAATTCATGAATATTGGGGAACTAGCTTAGAAATGATTTATGAAGTTTCTGTTTTTGAAATGGAAGATTTATTAAAATATATTTACTTATTGAGAGAAAAATTAAAATATTAA
- a CDS encoding YaaA family protein yields MKIIISPSKTKKINKLPVELKNISIEENDFYPEILYPRITNEIIERIKMFSVEEIEKKFKLKKDKAEKLLEFYQNYENEKSGNALASYTGVAYKSIGIDTFDIEDFEYLESHLVILSALYGILTPYTNIKEYRLDMTNSIFENKSLYEVWKGSVNEYFEKEDVILNLASKEYSKLIKSDNLIDFEFWNDTNGKLKQISTNSKKMRGFTLNYIVKNRITNINNLKDITLNEYVFNKDMSSKKKFVYVKK; encoded by the coding sequence ATGAAAATTATAATATCACCGAGTAAAACTAAAAAAATTAATAAGTTACCAGTTGAATTGAAAAATATTTCAATTGAGGAGAACGATTTTTATCCAGAAATTCTTTATCCGAGAATAACTAATGAAATTATTGAGCGAATTAAAATGTTTTCTGTAGAGGAAATTGAGAAAAAATTTAAGTTGAAAAAAGATAAAGCAGAAAAATTGTTAGAATTTTATCAAAATTATGAAAATGAGAAGAGTGGTAATGCTTTGGCAAGTTATACAGGTGTTGCGTATAAATCGATTGGAATTGATACATTTGATATTGAAGATTTTGAATACTTGGAGTCACATTTAGTAATTTTATCAGCTTTGTATGGGATTTTAACACCGTATACTAATATTAAAGAATATCGGCTCGATATGACAAATTCAATTTTTGAAAATAAATCACTCTATGAAGTTTGGAAAGGTAGTGTAAATGAATACTTTGAGAAAGAAGATGTTATTTTAAATCTTGCGTCAAAAGAGTACTCAAAATTGATAAAATCTGATAATTTAATTGATTTTGAATTTTGGAATGATACGAATGGGAAATTGAAACAAATTAGTACTAATTCAAAGAAGATGCGTGGTTTCACTTTGAACTATATTGTAAAAAATCGAATTACAAATATAAATAATTTGAAAGATATTACTTTAAATGAGTATGTTTTCAATAAAGATATGTCAAGCAAGAAAAAATTTGTTTATGTAAAAAAATAA
- a CDS encoding AAA family ATPase: MKKKKKGLAIGNSDFKEIIQENGYYVDKTKFIEDLLEDLSKVKLFTRPRRFGKTLNLSMLKYFFDVRNAEENRKLFDNLYISKSEYMENQGQNPVILISLRNAEAENWEDSFFNIKNLVKSLYKQFQYIKEKLDEFDLEDFLSIVKDKDNADWENSLKNLSRYLYEYYGKKVIILIDEYDTPMTSAWNEGYYEKSRRFFKSFYSNTLKDNEYLQFAVVTGILRVAKEGIFSGLNNLSVYTVLDNEFSNSFGLLDNEVREALKYYELNQNIEEVRKWYNGYKFGNIQIYNPWSILNYLKRKEINVYWINTSDNRLIHSAIENADKDLFDELKDLFNNGTTEQMVMASSNMDRLKDPQEVWQLLLFGGYLTVEEKIAMNEYALKLPNYEVKTFFKDMFVQNLGGFSRFREMIKAFKNFDFDRFEELLNEIFLVSMSYHDTSKTEKPYHTFILGMMLYLDNEYTVLSNNETGYGRNDLALNPINKRDVGYIFEFKVSKTEEEIQKRAEEALSQIENKKYPVLLKECGVKEIVNIGMAFFGKRVKVKYKVVKN, translated from the coding sequence ATGAAAAAAAAGAAAAAAGGGCTAGCAATTGGAAATTCTGATTTTAAGGAAATTATACAAGAAAACGGATATTATGTCGATAAAACAAAGTTCATAGAAGATTTGTTGGAAGATTTATCAAAAGTTAAACTTTTTACAAGGCCCAGAAGATTTGGAAAAACTTTAAATTTGTCTATGTTAAAGTATTTTTTTGATGTTAGAAATGCAGAGGAAAATAGAAAATTATTTGATAATTTGTATATTTCAAAAAGTGAGTATATGGAAAATCAAGGACAAAATCCTGTAATTCTTATAAGTCTGAGAAATGCCGAGGCAGAAAATTGGGAGGATAGTTTTTTTAATATTAAGAACCTTGTAAAATCATTGTATAAACAATTTCAATATATTAAAGAGAAATTGGATGAATTTGATTTGGAAGATTTTTTAAGCATTGTTAAAGATAAGGATAATGCAGATTGGGAAAATTCATTAAAGAATTTATCAAGATATTTATATGAATATTACGGAAAAAAAGTTATAATTTTAATAGATGAGTATGACACTCCAATGACAAGTGCTTGGAACGAAGGATATTATGAAAAGTCACGAAGATTTTTTAAAAGTTTTTATTCAAATACATTGAAAGATAATGAATATTTACAGTTTGCTGTTGTGACTGGAATACTTAGAGTGGCTAAAGAGGGAATTTTTTCTGGACTCAACAATTTATCTGTTTATACCGTTCTTGACAATGAGTTTTCCAACAGTTTTGGATTGTTGGACAATGAAGTGAGAGAAGCATTGAAATATTATGAATTGAATCAAAATATTGAGGAAGTTAGAAAATGGTATAATGGATACAAATTTGGCAATATTCAGATTTATAATCCGTGGAGTATTCTTAATTATTTGAAACGAAAAGAAATTAATGTTTACTGGATAAATACATCAGATAACAGGCTTATTCATTCAGCAATAGAAAATGCTGATAAAGATCTATTTGATGAATTAAAAGATTTATTCAATAATGGGACAACAGAGCAAATGGTAATGGCTTCATCGAATATGGATAGATTGAAAGATCCACAAGAAGTTTGGCAGTTATTACTTTTTGGAGGGTATTTGACTGTTGAAGAAAAAATTGCTATGAATGAATATGCTTTAAAATTACCAAATTATGAAGTTAAAACATTTTTTAAAGATATGTTTGTTCAAAATTTAGGAGGTTTTAGCAGATTTAGAGAAATGATAAAAGCATTTAAAAACTTCGATTTTGACAGATTTGAAGAACTTTTAAATGAAATATTTTTAGTGTCAATGAGTTATCACGATACTTCTAAAACAGAAAAACCGTATCATACTTTTATTTTAGGAATGATGTTGTATCTTGATAATGAGTACACAGTTTTATCAAATAATGAAACTGGCTATGGAAGAAATGATTTAGCTTTAAATCCAATAAATAAAAGAGATGTTGGATATATATTTGAATTTAAAGTTTCTAAAACTGAAGAAGAGATTCAAAAAAGAGCAGAGGAAGCATTGAGTCAAATTGAAAATAAAAAATATCCTGTTTTATTAAAGGAATGTGGAGTAAAAGAAATTGTAAATATTGGAATGGCATTTTTTGGAAAAAGAGTTAAAGTGAAATATAAAGTTGTGAAAAACTAA
- a CDS encoding DUF1858 domain-containing protein — translation MEKITADMNIMDAVEKYPIIAQVLMRYGLGCVGCIISTAETLGEGIAAHGLNPDIIIEEANMILEKQGAFE, via the coding sequence ATGGAAAAAATAACTGCAGATATGAATATAATGGATGCTGTTGAAAAATATCCAATAATAGCACAAGTTTTAATGAGATATGGTTTAGGATGTGTTGGTTGTATTATTTCAACTGCTGAAACTTTAGGAGAAGGAATTGCGGCACACGGATTAAATCCGGATATTATAATTGAAGAAGCAAATATGATTCTTGAAAAACAAGGAGCATTTGAATAA
- the hisF gene encoding imidazole glycerol phosphate synthase subunit HisF, which translates to MLAKRIIPCLDVRNGKVVKGVNFTGIKEVDSPVELAKFYNKSGADELVFYDITASVEERGLFTDILKKVASQIFIPLTVGGGINMLDDFDRVLKAGADKVSVNSGAIRNPKLIEEAAKKYGDQCVVLSVDVKRVDGKFKVFARGGRENTGIDAIEWFVNGQENGAGEVVVNSIDTDGVKNGFDLELLEILSKKLSIPIVASGGAGNMDHFRDLFKIPGIDAGLAASIFHFKEVEIMELKKYLKSNGVDMRI; encoded by the coding sequence ATGCTTGCAAAAAGAATAATTCCATGTCTTGATGTGAGAAATGGAAAAGTGGTGAAAGGTGTAAACTTTACTGGGATAAAAGAAGTTGACAGTCCAGTTGAGCTTGCTAAATTTTACAATAAATCTGGAGCTGATGAGCTTGTTTTTTATGATATTACGGCTTCGGTTGAGGAAAGAGGCTTGTTTACAGATATTTTGAAAAAAGTGGCAAGTCAAATTTTTATTCCGCTTACTGTTGGCGGTGGAATAAATATGCTGGATGATTTTGATAGAGTTTTGAAAGCTGGAGCTGATAAAGTGAGCGTAAATTCTGGGGCAATAAGAAATCCAAAATTAATTGAAGAAGCTGCGAAAAAATATGGAGATCAATGTGTAGTTTTGTCAGTTGATGTAAAACGAGTTGATGGTAAATTTAAAGTTTTTGCAAGAGGTGGAAGAGAAAATACTGGAATTGATGCGATAGAATGGTTTGTAAATGGTCAGGAAAATGGTGCTGGAGAAGTTGTTGTAAACAGTATTGACACAGACGGAGTTAAAAATGGATTTGACTTAGAATTACTTGAAATTTTATCAAAAAAATTGTCAATTCCAATAGTTGCATCAGGTGGAGCTGGAAATATGGATCATTTTAGAGATTTATTTAAAATTCCAGGAATTGATGCGGGACTTGCAGCTTCGATTTTTCATTTTAAGGAAGTGGAAATTATGGAGTTAAAAAAGTATTTGAAGAGTAATGGTGTTGATATGAGAATTTGA
- the hisA gene encoding 1-(5-phosphoribosyl)-5-[(5-phosphoribosylamino)methylideneamino]imidazole-4-carboxamide isomerase, with translation MIEIFPAIDLHNGQAVRLRQGDYNQVEVFFKNPVEILDFFNKNNSKNLHIVDLDGAKDGNTKNYEVIKELVEKSDFFVQVGGGIRDEERIKKYIELGVNRVILGTIAVENEKFLKEMVKKYGDKIAVSVDAKDEKVAVKGWTETVELNSVEFCKKLSNIGVKTIIYTDISKDGMLSGTNLEIYRKLSKVVNSDIIASGGITFLDEIKELNKNHIYGAIVGKAIYSGNLDLKEVLEISK, from the coding sequence ATGATAGAAATTTTTCCAGCGATAGATTTACATAACGGACAGGCAGTTAGATTAAGACAAGGGGATTATAACCAAGTGGAAGTATTTTTTAAAAATCCTGTTGAAATTTTGGACTTTTTTAATAAAAATAATTCAAAAAATCTTCATATTGTGGATTTGGATGGGGCAAAAGATGGGAATACAAAAAATTATGAGGTCATAAAAGAATTGGTTGAAAAAAGTGATTTTTTTGTTCAAGTTGGTGGTGGAATCCGTGATGAAGAAAGAATAAAAAAATATATTGAATTGGGAGTAAACCGTGTTATTTTAGGAACGATTGCCGTTGAAAATGAAAAATTTTTGAAGGAAATGGTAAAAAAATACGGCGATAAAATTGCAGTTTCTGTAGATGCGAAAGATGAAAAAGTTGCGGTTAAAGGATGGACTGAAACTGTAGAATTGAACTCAGTTGAATTTTGCAAAAAATTATCGAATATAGGTGTGAAAACAATAATTTATACTGATATTTCAAAAGATGGAATGTTAAGCGGAACAAATCTTGAAATTTATAGAAAATTGTCGAAAGTAGTTAATTCAGATATTATTGCTTCAGGTGGAATCACTTTTTTGGATGAGATTAAAGAGCTTAACAAAAATCATATTTATGGAGCAATTGTAGGAAAGGCGATTTATTCGGGAAATCTTGATTTGAAGGAAGTTTTAGAAATTAGTAAATAA
- a CDS encoding Abi family protein, which yields MDKPFKTFKEQVEILNGENGGKLRVKTDDKTIYCLMRYNYYSIINFYKEPFLKGKDLNGNDIYKLGVHFNHLKALYDFDKSLRMLFFDVLTQLERAFKTAIAYYYSECYANKESYLELNNYYVGVRNENIHLISHLVKKLNFLRNNKSNSIIKHYSTTKDNIPFWIVINFFTFGEMSRFYLILEHRIQNKIISHFRNLYKNEYTNLPNLNNNFIKTFLRASSLFRNIAAHNERMYDFSSKNIVNINNIMGITNNKKQKLFTIYEGLKLFLSKEEYESLTKKLRELLRLLEFKLKDIIDINDILYKMDFPKDWYK from the coding sequence ATGGATAAGCCATTTAAAACTTTTAAGGAACAAGTTGAGATTTTAAATGGAGAAAACGGAGGTAAATTACGGGTAAAAACTGATGATAAAACAATTTATTGTTTAATGAGGTATAATTATTATTCCATTATAAATTTTTATAAAGAACCTTTTTTAAAAGGGAAAGATTTAAATGGAAATGATATTTATAAATTGGGAGTTCATTTTAATCATTTGAAAGCATTGTATGATTTTGATAAAAGTTTGAGAATGTTGTTTTTTGATGTTTTGACACAATTGGAAAGAGCTTTTAAAACAGCAATTGCATATTATTATTCGGAATGTTATGCAAATAAAGAAAGTTATCTGGAACTTAATAATTATTATGTTGGAGTTAGAAATGAAAATATACATCTTATTTCACATTTAGTAAAGAAACTAAATTTTTTAAGAAATAATAAAAGCAATAGTATAATAAAGCATTATAGTACAACAAAAGATAACATACCATTTTGGATAGTAATTAATTTTTTTACATTTGGAGAAATGAGCAGATTTTATTTGATTTTAGAGCATAGAATACAAAATAAAATAATAAGCCATTTTAGAAATTTGTATAAAAATGAGTACACAAATTTACCTAATTTAAACAATAATTTCATAAAAACTTTTTTACGTGCAAGTTCATTATTTAGAAACATAGCAGCACATAATGAAAGAATGTATGATTTCTCATCAAAAAATATTGTAAATATAAATAATATTATGGGAATAACAAATAATAAGAAACAAAAATTATTTACGATATACGAGGGACTTAAATTGTTTTTATCAAAAGAAGAATATGAAAGTCTAACGAAAAAATTACGAGAATTATTAAGGTTACTTGAATTTAAACTAAAGGACATTATAGATATAAATGATATTTTATATAAAATGGATTTTCCAAAAGATTGGTACAAATAG
- the nrdF gene encoding class 1b ribonucleoside-diphosphate reductase subunit beta produces MEKKIYEAVNWNTPENDYVETFWEQNIRQFWIDTEYVPSRDIDSWNALKPEMKLAYLHALGGLTMLDTLQSHTGMPKIIDHIDSLQNRSVLSYMCMMESIHAKSYSTIFTTVASTREINETFKWVQENPHLQYKAKKIDGYYQKMNNPEASRRDIAMALAASVYLETYLFYSGFFLPLWLAGQGEMVASCDIIKKIIADESIHGVFVGLLFQELYNSFDEETKEGIRSELNTLLYELYENESRYTDEVYGDVGLTGDVKEYIRYNANKALMNLGFEEEFEAKNVNPIVLNGLNVETTQHDFFSKKSTNYEKALEVVHLHDDDFKFDDEDANELI; encoded by the coding sequence ATGGAAAAGAAAATATACGAAGCAGTAAACTGGAATACCCCTGAAAATGATTATGTAGAAACTTTTTGGGAGCAAAATATAAGACAATTTTGGATTGATACGGAGTATGTGCCTTCGAGGGATATTGATAGCTGGAATGCATTGAAACCTGAAATGAAATTGGCTTATTTACATGCACTTGGAGGGCTTACAATGCTTGATACGTTGCAAAGCCATACTGGGATGCCTAAAATTATTGACCATATTGATTCGTTGCAAAATAGATCGGTGCTTTCTTATATGTGTATGATGGAGTCGATTCATGCGAAATCTTATTCGACAATATTTACAACTGTAGCATCGACTAGAGAGATAAATGAAACTTTCAAATGGGTTCAAGAAAATCCTCATTTACAATACAAAGCTAAAAAAATTGATGGCTATTATCAAAAGATGAATAATCCTGAGGCTTCAAGACGAGATATTGCAATGGCTTTGGCAGCTTCAGTTTATTTGGAAACTTACTTATTCTATAGCGGGTTCTTTTTACCACTTTGGCTTGCAGGACAAGGAGAAATGGTTGCAAGTTGTGATATAATTAAAAAGATTATTGCAGATGAATCGATTCATGGAGTATTTGTTGGACTGTTGTTCCAAGAATTGTATAATTCGTTTGATGAGGAAACTAAAGAAGGAATAAGAAGCGAGTTGAATACGTTGCTTTATGAATTGTATGAAAATGAAAGCAGATATACTGATGAAGTGTATGGAGATGTTGGACTTACAGGAGATGTAAAAGAGTATATTCGTTACAATGCAAATAAGGCCCTTATGAATTTAGGATTTGAAGAAGAATTTGAAGCAAAAAATGTAAATCCAATTGTGCTAAATGGATTAAACGTGGAAACAACTCAGCATGATTTTTTCTCTAAAAAATCTACAAATTATGAAAAAGCCTTGGAAGTTGTTCATTTGCATGATGATGATTTTAAATTTGATGATGAAGATGCAAATGAATTGATATAG
- the hisH gene encoding imidazole glycerol phosphate synthase subunit HisH, with the protein MIAVIDYGVGNLFSLLSSLNYVGLDTKLTNDVEEIKSAKGIILPGVGAFRDAVSNLEKYGLKDILIDEAKNGKPFLGICLGMQMLFEKSYEYGEFEGLRLINGTVEEIKKYIPKNSDLKIPHMGWNNLKINDEFRNDKILKNVNVENEEYVYYVHSYFAKTDMKNIIAYSEYGTKIPGIVKNKNVYGMQFHPEKSGDTGLKLLKNWGELVK; encoded by the coding sequence ATGATCGCAGTTATTGATTATGGAGTGGGTAATCTTTTCTCTTTGCTATCTTCATTAAATTATGTTGGACTTGATACAAAACTGACTAATGATGTTGAAGAGATTAAAAGTGCGAAAGGGATAATTTTGCCAGGAGTGGGGGCTTTTAGAGATGCTGTTTCTAATCTTGAAAAATATGGGTTAAAAGATATTTTGATAGATGAAGCGAAGAATGGGAAACCGTTTTTAGGAATTTGCCTTGGAATGCAAATGCTTTTTGAGAAAAGTTATGAATACGGTGAATTTGAAGGACTTAGACTTATAAATGGAACTGTTGAGGAAATAAAAAAATATATTCCAAAAAATTCTGATTTGAAAATACCTCATATGGGATGGAACAACTTGAAAATAAATGATGAATTTAGAAATGATAAAATTTTGAAAAATGTGAATGTTGAAAATGAAGAATATGTGTATTATGTACATTCATATTTTGCAAAAACGGATATGAAAAATATTATTGCATATTCAGAATATGGAACAAAAATTCCTGGAATTGTAAAAAATAAAAATGTTTATGGAATGCAGTTTCATCCTGAAAAATCTGGAGATACTGGATTGAAATTATTGAAAAATTGGGGTGAATTGGTGAAATAA
- the hisJ gene encoding histidinol-phosphatase HisJ produces MKTKKIIFPSNLHAHTFYCDGKNNVEDYILTAIEKGFTSVGLSGHSFTKFDTEYCMSEKGTLEYLKELKNLKKKYEDRIQVYVGIEADFYSGFNPKLDENLGLDFRIGSVHYIKDKEKEEYYCVDNTPEILEYGIKNYANGDEKAFIEAYFDNIVEMVHTQKPDIIGHLDLVKKFNKDFKYFDESAEWYKNKVEYVLDEIAKSEAIVEINTGGMSRGWIQTPYPSSFILERILAKNIPITISSDAHETKNIDFYFDESLEIIRKIGFKSVKILKDGKFQDFDI; encoded by the coding sequence ATGAAAACTAAAAAAATAATTTTCCCATCAAATCTTCATGCTCATACATTTTATTGCGATGGTAAAAACAATGTTGAAGACTATATTCTAACAGCAATAGAGAAAGGATTTACAAGTGTTGGCCTTTCAGGTCATTCTTTTACAAAATTTGATACGGAATATTGTATGTCTGAAAAAGGTACATTAGAATATTTGAAAGAATTAAAAAATTTGAAAAAGAAATATGAAGATAGGATTCAAGTTTATGTTGGTATTGAGGCTGATTTCTATTCGGGATTTAATCCAAAACTTGATGAAAATTTAGGACTTGATTTTAGAATTGGATCGGTTCATTATATAAAGGATAAAGAAAAAGAGGAGTATTACTGTGTTGATAATACGCCTGAAATTTTAGAGTACGGAATAAAAAATTACGCAAATGGAGATGAAAAGGCATTTATTGAAGCATATTTTGATAATATTGTAGAAATGGTGCACACTCAAAAGCCTGATATTATTGGGCATTTGGATTTGGTAAAAAAATTTAATAAAGATTTTAAATATTTTGATGAAAGTGCTGAATGGTATAAAAATAAAGTCGAATATGTATTAGATGAAATTGCTAAATCTGAAGCAATTGTTGAAATTAATACAGGAGGAATGTCACGTGGATGGATTCAGACACCTTATCCAAGTTCTTTTATACTTGAAAGAATTTTAGCTAAAAATATTCCAATTACCATTTCTTCTGATGCACATGAAACTAAAAACATTGATTTTTATTTTGATGAGAGTTTGGAAATTATACGAAAAATTGGATTTAAAAGTGTTAAAATATTGAAAGATGGAAAGTTTCAGGATTTTGATATTTAA
- a CDS encoding nucleotidyltransferase family protein encodes MKKYSILKLGLFGSFSKNSDTANSDINILVKMEFKKGMYQNFCNLHKRLEEIFQKKVDLVDESMFEYKFKNPKVQKYKDEIKEEILRSVIYV; translated from the coding sequence ATGAAAAAATATTCAATTTTAAAATTAGGACTTTTTGGTAGTTTTTCTAAAAATAGTGATACTGCTAATAGTGATATCAATATTCTTGTAAAGATGGAATTTAAAAAGGGAATGTATCAAAATTTTTGTAATTTACACAAAAGACTTGAAGAAATTTTTCAAAAAAAAGTGGATTTAGTTGATGAAAGTATGTTTGAGTATAAATTTAAAAATCCAAAAGTTCAGAAATATAAAGATGAAATAAAAGAAGAAATTTTACGGAGTGTAATTTATGTGTAA
- a CDS encoding DNA alkylation repair protein, whose translation MEIQKELFSLQDKEYMKFLSKLTPNVSEDTIIGVRIPEIRKLAKKLVKNNEYEDFLKELPHKYYDENLLHGAIISESKDFDNCIELLDSFLPFVDNWAVCDTISPKIFKKHKKELIEKIKEWSQSDKTYTCRFGVEMLMTHFLDEDFKKEYLEIVANIHSEEYYVKMVVAWFFATALTKQWDYAVIYLENNRLDVWVHNKTIQKARESLRILEDKKGYLKGLKRKKEGELI comes from the coding sequence ATGGAAATACAAAAAGAATTATTTTCACTTCAAGATAAAGAATACATGAAATTTTTAAGTAAATTGACGCCAAATGTATCGGAGGATACAATTATTGGAGTGAGAATTCCTGAAATAAGAAAATTGGCTAAAAAATTGGTAAAGAATAATGAATATGAAGATTTTTTGAAGGAGTTGCCACATAAATATTACGATGAGAATTTGTTGCATGGAGCAATTATTTCAGAGAGTAAAGATTTTGATAACTGCATTGAATTGCTTGATAGTTTTTTGCCATTTGTTGATAATTGGGCAGTTTGTGATACAATTTCTCCAAAAATTTTTAAAAAGCATAAAAAAGAATTGATTGAAAAAATAAAGGAATGGTCTCAATCAGATAAAACTTATACTTGTAGGTTTGGTGTAGAAATGTTGATGACGCATTTTTTGGATGAAGACTTTAAAAAGGAATATTTGGAAATAGTAGCGAATATTCATTCTGAAGAGTATTATGTGAAAATGGTAGTTGCCTGGTTTTTTGCAACTGCACTTACGAAACAGTGGGATTATGCGGTGATTTATTTAGAAAATAATAGGTTAGATGTTTGGGTGCATAATAAGACGATACAGAAGGCCCGAGAAAGTTTGAGGATTTTGGAAGACAAGAAGGGGTATTTGAAGGGGTTGAAAAGAAAGAAAGAAGGAGAATTAATTTAA
- a CDS encoding DUF3829 domain-containing protein, whose product MELKKKFVLGFMTLALAVSCGNKSDKNNAKDSSVNKPEVEIVNNNDAGDKERKLKKFIDIKDELNSEEWDMMFKEINPAELKTADGNFKEPGDKSILSLAPLGKSKELIEDYSKDIVNVLKTAPKMDVLDRNAQSLLQNLIEENRILSEIEDYYKNGKYKQDNLSAVDSLNNKYKAIYKKRMESYETLVKSIAEYTGKEMKSENKKKNVEKLPSGNGKIRKNMESYVEKIEEFKSLAFEKDSLKYSIKEADRLRNVSDEVKILYGEKISKIQIESLSRNNVDIAEFEKFRELAHKLTEDSSEFVAAVRSNDKASIAKAADKYLNDQTDLVNSYNNIQK is encoded by the coding sequence ATGGAGTTGAAAAAGAAATTTGTGTTAGGATTTATGACTTTAGCATTAGCGGTAAGTTGTGGTAATAAATCGGATAAAAATAATGCGAAGGATTCTTCAGTTAATAAACCAGAAGTGGAAATTGTTAATAACAATGATGCTGGAGATAAGGAAAGAAAATTAAAAAAATTCATAGATATCAAAGATGAATTAAATTCTGAAGAATGGGATATGATGTTTAAAGAAATTAATCCTGCAGAATTAAAAACAGCTGATGGGAATTTTAAAGAACCTGGAGATAAGAGTATTTTATCATTAGCACCACTTGGTAAATCTAAAGAACTTATAGAAGATTATTCTAAAGATATTGTAAATGTTTTAAAAACAGCACCAAAAATGGATGTTTTGGATAGAAATGCTCAATCATTATTACAAAATTTAATTGAGGAAAATAGAATTTTGAGTGAAATTGAAGACTATTATAAAAATGGGAAGTATAAACAAGATAATTTGTCAGCTGTAGATTCTTTGAATAATAAATATAAAGCGATTTATAAAAAAAGAATGGAAAGTTATGAAACGTTAGTTAAATCAATAGCAGAATATACTGGAAAAGAAATGAAATCAGAAAATAAGAAGAAAAATGTTGAAAAACTTCCAAGCGGTAATGGTAAAATTCGAAAAAATATGGAAAGTTATGTTGAAAAAATAGAAGAATTTAAATCGTTAGCTTTTGAAAAAGATAGTTTAAAATATTCAATTAAAGAGGCTGATAGATTGAGAAATGTAAGTGATGAAGTGAAAATTCTTTACGGAGAAAAAATTTCAAAAATTCAAATTGAAAGTTTATCAAGAAATAATGTCGATATTGCAGAATTTGAAAAATTTAGAGAATTAGCACATAAATTGACAGAAGATTCATCAGAATTTGTTGCAGCAGTTAGAAGTAACGATAAAGCAAGTATTGCCAAAGCAGCTGATAAATATCTTAATGATCAAACTGACTTAGTAAACAGCTATAACAATATTCAAAAATAA